In the genome of Cynocephalus volans isolate mCynVol1 chromosome 10, mCynVol1.pri, whole genome shotgun sequence, the window tgcccaggATATTATGGCCAGAAGAAAGCTGCtctggagctggctggttagcataGCTGGTAAGGGTGAAGTCTTACAACACTAAgctcatgggtttggatcctcatactggccaggtAAAACACAAAACCAAACCCTTTCTTCCCATAGActtccctattttattttttttgtggccagCTGGCATAGTGACCTTGGTGATATGAGgctgcactctagccaactgaactaaccagccagctctaacTGCTGTACCTTGGTTTATGGCAATGCCATCTGACAATTGCTCAGGAGCCTTGGAGACTTTTTGGCTCATTCTttcatataccacattttgttggCTCTGCCTTCGAAACACATCCAGAATATGACCACATCACATTACCTCTCCTGCTACCTCTCTAGTCCAAACCACCGTCATTTCTTTCCTTGGttactgcaatagcctcctaacaGATTTCCTTAATTGTGTCCTTGTCTCCCCTCCAACAGTCTAGTCTCGAAAATACAACCACAGACCCTTCTGGTACACAGACGGTGTTCCTCCTCTGCTTAAAATTGGGCAATTGTCTCCCATTTCACTCAGTAAAGGCCAAAGTCCACAGTGGTTCAGttccaatacttttttttttttaaattaaagataactggtaaggggatcttaacccttgacttggtgtcgtcagcaccacactctcctaagtgagccacaggccagtccCTCAGTTCCAATActtctgacctcatctcctactaTTCCCTTCACACCTGGCTTCCTTGCTCGCTCTCATTTGGTTCAGGCACGCCACCGCCTTAGGACTTTCCATTTGCTGATGACTCTATCTGGACCAATCTTCTCCAGTCATATTGCTAACTTCCTCACCTTCAAGTCATTGCTCTAATGTCAACTTCTTCAATAAGGCCTACACTGACCAGTCTATTTTTAATTGCAATCTGCACCCCCATCCCTCTTACTGtcctttcactttttcttaataCTATCCCCATATAACACACTATATACTGTAATTATCTATTATATCTATTGTTCAGTGTGTAACATCCACCTCTACTCCGGCAGGATGTAATCTCCATAAGGGCAAAAATGATCTGTTTTGTTCCCTCATGTACTCTGATGCATGTCCTGTACAGAATCTGGCATAAAGTAGACgctcaatacatatttgaatGAATATATCCACGGAAGGAAAGAAGCCAGGAGAATAGGAGGATCTTGAAACAGTGAAAGGGGTTATAAAGCAATACCTGTAACATACAGAAAGGCATGGTACCAAGCACACACAGACGGAATGATCTGTAGCGCTGTAACGGCGCTTCTCAATTGTATCACATCCAAATGAAACCGTTTAGAGCTcgctctccccccacccccacgccctCTGTTCCTTGGGGACCCCTGCATGGCACATTAATTCTGAATCTTTAGTGTCCAGAGAAGTGCCTGGCACAAACTAAGTGCTCAAAAGAGGTGTTGGGTAAATTAACAAATCAATTTATCTATGTCCCTAACTACTTTAAAGCTCGTAGAGAGGAGACGCCGCGTCTTATTCTGCTGCCCCACCCGCCACTTAGACGCGTGGTCGCAACTGACGTCCCGCATTTCTGCACGGTAAGGGAGAGTCCTGGGAGGAAGAGGCTGGTTTAACACACTTCCGGTCACGTGACGGGAGTGGGCGTGACGGAAAGGTTCATATCCCAGTGTCCTTTGTGGCTATTTCCTTTTTGTCCGTTTCCGGCGTCCAAGATGTCGAAGCGAGGTGAGGTTTTTGGCTGTGGGGGATCCTGCGCCATCTGTCGTGCGGTGGCTGCCGGCCTCGCTGGGAGCGGCGGCCCTGTGCAGCTTGGGCGCTTTGCTTTCCTCTGGGtcggagagggagaggaggggcgCCGCAAGAGCACTGAAAGTGTCCCCGAAAGTGTTGGGGGTGCTGTAGGATCCCGATGTGATCCTAAACCCAAACCGGCGAGATCGCTCCGCGCGTGGCGCTGCAGTAATGGGGATGAAATTGAACTGGTTTAGGCTCCGGCTTCGGGGACGGGCGCTGTCTCCCGTATTGTAAGAGGAACTGCGTGTTGCAAAAGTCGGATCAAGGATTGAGTCGTTCAGGCCCCTTAATCTCGCATAAGGATGTTAATAGTGAGGAGGTGGCTATGTTCCTTGAGAACCGGGTGGCACACGGAGAGGGAGTAAGTGGCATCCTAGAGAGAGCTAATCTATAGTATACAGTCTTCCAAAGCATGGGTGATGAATTTATAGCTTGACAGTGAAGGGAACTCCGAATCATGTCTGGACAGTGACCTCTTTATCctgtttcccttctcttcctaccTGCAGGACGTGGTGGGTCCTCCGGTGCGAAATTCCGGATTTCCCTGGGTCTTCCGGTGGGAGCCGTGATCAACTGTGCTGACAACACAGGTGAGGCCTTTCGCTGCACCCTGCTACACTCCCCCTTTTAAAAGCACTCAATGGGCCTTTTGCTAATGACCCACTGAGCCGTCAAGAAAGGGCAGAGCAAAAACACCGCTTTTGGGTGAAGTAGCAGCATGCTGTGTTGTTTTGCTTCAATCGGTGGTGTGACAAGGAGTTCCACCTTGGGAACTAACCGCTTGGGCAGCGAGTGGTGGGAGAGACTTTGGAAGTGTTTGGCAATTGTTACACCGGTGTAACCCTCAAAAAACTAGGTTTTTATTTACATCCTTTTATAGGAGCCAAAAATCTGTATATCATCTCTGTGAAGGGGATCAAGGGACGCCTGAACAGACTTCCCGCCGCTGGTGTGGGTGATATGGTGATGGCCACAGTCAAGAAAGGCAAACCAGAGCTCAGAAAGAAGGGTAAGTATGCAAGGAGCCCTTATCTCATGGTGGATAGTTGAGGGATAACCCTTTATTGGAAAATGGAACTTTTTACAGTTCTCAAGGCTTCTtaaatcttaatttctttttagaggTAGTgtgagataaataaatgaaattgaagcTCTGCTCATACTGTCTTGGGGACCATCTTATCACTTCCCTACTTAAGATCTTCGTTGGCTTCTGATGTAAGCTGAGGGTTTGGCGTATTCAACTTGGTGCTTCCCCATCTCAGTTTATCAGACACTTGTAGACCACCTCCCATACCCATACCTATACCTGTAGAAACAGAAGCCTGCCTTCCTGGAATTTACAGTCCACCCTCATCTGCTGGGTGTCATCCCCAGCCTCTCAGTTCTTGGATTACCACTCCAACCTATACCCCTTCCAGCCTCAGATCCTTTGCATTTGCTCGGCctcctgcctggaatgttctaATCCACTCATCTTCAGCTCATTTACTTATTGACACCTCTCCTCTTCCCAGGTGGAAATTCTTTTTTGTAACATTTAGGGTTGTGCCTTCTACTTAAGGTTCCATCAGAGCAGATCTTTGGTTTGTTACTGATTCCTTGTCAACAAATATATATGGTGGTGCttagtaaagaaatatttttttgacAGACGGTTTAGAGCTACACCTGGTGAGATCACCGCTTTAAGACTTACGTTACCACAGGTGTGTTTCCTTTTCTAGACTTAACTGATTTGAAAGAGAATAATAACACATACTTTCTCAAGTGGTTGTGAGATCCCGGTGATGAGCTGCGTGTTTGTTGTGGTTGGTTGGTTCTAGATCTCTTATGATAGAGACTAAAAGAGGGAGCTGCTCATTGTTTAATCATGCGCTATCCCCCAGAAGTTTTCCCACCAACTATATGAATTAAAAGGGGAAGCCTTGGAGCACTTCTGACTTTAGAACTTCTGATATTTAGTGCACGTTTAACTTTCAGCTCCTGAACTTTTTCCCTGTGCCTGCTTGGTCTGTCTCTGCTCTGGGATGTCTTGCTCTAGAGAAGTCCTAGCCATCCCTTGCTGTGTAGTAGAAATGTGATATGACTGGTTATGGTGATGTATTGTAGTTACTCCTCTGTGGCTGCATCTACCTCTCCATACCACCCAGTAAATTTTTAGCCTTTTGGTTAGAAACCTTACTCTGTTTCCCTTTAATGTCCTCTTGAGGTTTTGGTAGCACTGCAATTGTGATAAGCATTGACTAATCAATGTGTTGGTTGGGATGAGGATGCAACTGCATGAGCTTTTTCCTCTTCTCAGAACACTACCTGGTTCTGACTTGTGGCCTGGGGAGGTGTCAGAGAAGAGCAGAGCAAATTGCCATCATTCTGGGTGAGATGGCAGGATGAGGTACTGTTGATCTCAATCAGTGGTGGGACAGACAAGAGAATTTCCAATTCTGTTAATGTCTTTGGTTCTTGTTTCtcctaaatgaataaatacatccTTTCACCTTGgacttgtttttaaatataatacgCACAGAAATGTGGAAAGGAGGCAGAACTGAAAGTCTTAGCGCCCTGGATTTGttgctttatttatctatttgatgcatttgtgagaattaagtggTTTATAAGTAGATGAGGGTCCAGCAGAGGAGGCTCTCTGTACATACAGTATTGGTTACTTCTCAGTGTGTATTCCATTGTTAACTTGATTAGAAAGTGTCTGCTTACCTAGATTTTTCTTGTCTGGTATTTGCCTCAAGGGTAATCAGGATCCCTGTCTTTATATTTCTGGTGTTTGATCTTGAATGTGGAAGCGTAATTGTTGTCCCTATTTTACAAGAGGAAAACTTGTGACTCGGCTCAAGGTCTCCAAGATAGTATCagtcaagatttgaacccaggtgtgtCTGACTCAAATAGTTCTtttcaagcattttattttactttgtgatGCTTCATTTTGAAGGTCTGCAAAATGTGTCTTTCATTTTAGTGCAGGTAGGTTTAAAAGTTACTTTCTTGGGGTTTTGATATGTGCTGTGTCCAGTATTGGCTAATGACGGGTTAACAGCTGTCCACTCATTCAGTTTTAGGGTGGGGTGTCCCATTCATAGTTCTGTGATGCTGGGATCCTAATACTTCCCACCTGTTAGGTGAAGTGGGAAAATGCATAGATTGTGCTTTAGCAAGTTTCCTGCTGGTATGTTGTTAATTATTCTTCCAAAAGAGAGTGCAAATTAACATTTGCAAGAAAATACTGGTGGTTTTGATTTAAGTGACTAGGGTCTTTCCCTAAAGGGTGATTGATATTTGCACTCTCTCACActtacttttagaaaataaaccaCTAATGATGTATACGTTCTGTCCAGAGGGGTAAACCACTTTTGTGGTGGTGCTGGGACTTGGCAGGTAAATGattgctctcctttcttccctcttagTACATCCAGCAGTGGTAATTCGACAACGAAAGTCATACCGAAGAAAAGATGGAgtgtttctttattttgaagataATGCAGGAGTCATAGTAAACAATAAAGGCGAGATGAAAGGTAAG includes:
- the RPL23 gene encoding large ribosomal subunit protein uL14, whose amino-acid sequence is MSKRGRGGSSGAKFRISLGLPVGAVINCADNTGAKNLYIISVKGIKGRLNRLPAAGVGDMVMATVKKGKPELRKKVHPAVVIRQRKSYRRKDGVFLYFEDNAGVIVNNKGEMKGSAITGPVAKECADLWPRIASNAGSIA